The following coding sequences are from one Anolis sagrei isolate rAnoSag1 chromosome 6, rAnoSag1.mat, whole genome shotgun sequence window:
- the C6H14orf93 gene encoding uncharacterized protein C14orf93 homolog, giving the protein MSFSATILFSPPNAKEAKCCCCTCKQEPAAQTSAPQLPPPPSPPCTPITVTGTGLALQSPDQLLHIIYQRVEKAASLAEVALSLAKANNEALKRLEEDVGALRRGTPPSVKASPACVPEEHQEDAEGEEEEEQEAEGFGNGVQVVIEELRQLGAAAGPPGHLGFSPVQLGTGSGGLAGVAEDSPAGDASIQRVYATPSSPTPHQSALQSLDDSLSYAEVSPNSTTLEDSMHGEPRFSLGFASLPSRSRSSGQKNARRKRDLVLSKLVHNVHNHVTNDKRFDGSESIKSSWNISVVKFLLEKLKQELVSNQHNYTDKELKGACVAYFLTKRREYRNSLNPFKGLKEKEEKKLRSRRYRLFANRSGMARLLSPEDQCMWQSVTEELMSDEEDSMSEPGVWVARPPRFRAAPLTRLCYRLDANSKHGTKANRVYGTPSDRLPSAEVQLLPQHLYNPHFQEDESKAGTSPHPPSHKSFCPDLSSFVEIKVEKDE; this is encoded by the exons ATGTCATTCAGTGCCACCATCTTGTTTTCTCCTCCTAACGCCAAGGAAGCCAAATGCTGCTGCTGCACCTGCAAGCAAGAACCAGCAGCTCAGACAAGCGCCCCGCAGTTGCCGCCGCCTCCATCCCCGCCATGTACTCCCATCACGGTTACGGGCACTGGACTAGCACTGCAGTCTCCGGACCAGCTCCTCCACATCATCTACCAACGTGTGGAGAAAGCTGCCAGCCTTGCGGAGGTGGCACTGAGTTTGGCAAAGGCCAACAACGAAGCCCTGAAGCGCCTGGAGGAGGACGTTGGAGCCCTGCGCCGGGGGACACCCCCGAGTGTCAAAGCCAGCCCGGCGTGCGTTCCTGAGGAGCATCAAGAAGATgccgaaggagaagaagaggaagaacaagaGGCGGAAGGCTTTGGGAACGGCGTCCAGGTGGTCATTGAAGAACTGCGGCAGTTGGGTGCCGCGGCTGGACCACCAGGACACTTGGGTTTCTCGCCGGTGCAGCTGGGAACTGGTTCCGGAGGGCTTGCCGGG GTAGCAGAAGACTCTCCCGCAGGAGATGCCTCCATCCAACGGGTCTACGCTACACCCTCCTCGCCAACCCCTCACCAGTCAGCTCTACAGTCACTGGATGATTCTCTCTCGTACGCGGAGGTCTCCCCTAACAGCACTACCTTGGAGGACTCCATGCATGGGGAGCCACGTTTCTCTTTGGGCTTTGCAAGTCTTCCTTCTAGAAGCCGAAGTAGTGGACAGAAGAACGCGAGGCGCAAGAGGGATTTAGTCCTTTCA AAACTGGTTCATAATGTCCACAACCATGTCACTAATGACAAGAGATTTGATGGCTCTGAGAG CATCAAATCTTCATGGAATATCTCTGTCGTGAAATTCTTGCTGGAAAAACTGAAGCAGGAATTGGTATCAAATCAGCATAATTATACCGACAAAGAACTAAAAG GTGCTTGTGTGGCCTACTTTCTGACCAAGCGACGGGAATATCGCAATTCTCTCAACCCTTTCAAAGGGctcaaggagaaggaggagaagaaactcCGCAGCAGGCGTTATCGG CTTTTTGCAAATCGTTCAGGGATGGCACGCCTGCTTAGCCCCGAAGACCAGTGTATGTGGCAAAGTGTAACCGAGGAGCTCATGTCGGACGAAGAAGACAGCATGAGCGAGCCAGGCGTGTGGGTAGCACGGCCCCCACGGTTTCGTGCGGCGCCCCTCACTCGCCTCTGCTACAGACTGGACGCCAACTCAAAGCACGGGACCAAAGCGAACCGGGTGTATGGGACGCCCTCTGATCGCCTGCCCTCTGCGGAAGTCCAGCTCCTTCCCCAGCATCTCTATAATCCCCATTTCCAAGAGGACGAGTCTAAGGCTGGCACATCCCCTCACCCTCCCAGCCACAAAAGCTTCTGCCCTGACCTCAGCTCTTTTGTGGAGATCAAAGTGGAAAAGGATGAGTGA